A genome region from Paenibacillus sp. J23TS9 includes the following:
- a CDS encoding FadR/GntR family transcriptional regulator produces the protein MSRLTSQQRPLKQYEWVMNDLKKQMDDGQLLPGDRLSSVVDLAAQYNVGRSTIREALSALKAMGMLNIKQGGGTFVKAPPVDTTPIHPMQHYADLWEGRAASLRHILEVRRVLESGCASLAAQHRTDDDLSVFKKLLEDMEQSDDEHFIEQADVKFHQQIAAATHNPLLLDLMESLSLKLHESMKDMRALWFYAERSSAERLLQEHMRIYEAIAQQDSREATARMELHISKVEQVLDEKKAGDLQRI, from the coding sequence TTGAGTCGTTTGACCAGTCAGCAAAGGCCGCTTAAGCAGTACGAGTGGGTAATGAATGATTTAAAAAAGCAGATGGATGATGGGCAGCTTTTGCCCGGGGACCGTCTTTCTTCTGTAGTCGACCTGGCTGCACAATACAACGTAGGCAGATCGACCATTCGGGAAGCTCTCAGTGCGCTGAAAGCGATGGGGATGCTGAATATTAAGCAAGGCGGGGGCACTTTTGTCAAAGCGCCTCCCGTTGATACGACTCCCATACATCCCATGCAGCATTATGCCGACCTATGGGAGGGACGGGCCGCGTCGCTGCGCCATATTTTGGAGGTTCGGCGCGTGCTTGAATCAGGCTGTGCATCACTTGCCGCGCAGCATCGTACAGACGATGATCTTAGCGTCTTCAAGAAACTGCTGGAAGATATGGAACAGTCGGATGATGAGCATTTCATTGAGCAGGCCGACGTCAAGTTCCATCAGCAGATTGCGGCCGCAACCCATAATCCGCTGCTTCTTGACCTGATGGAATCCTTATCCCTCAAGCTCCATGAGAGCATGAAGGATATGCGCGCGCTGTGGTTTTACGCTGAACGTTCCTCTGCGGAACGCCTGCTTCAGGAGCATATGCGGATTTATGAAGCCATTGCGCAGCAGGACTCCAGGGAAGCAACAGCCCGGATGGAGCTTCATATTTCCAAAGTGGAGCAGGTTTTAGATGAGAAGAAGGCCGGGGACCTGCAGCGGATCTAA
- a CDS encoding methyl-accepting chemotaxis protein, with protein MKAQWKGIFNLFRIKRLRSRLMLIICLMVIIPNIFLALFSVNSAKEQLQTKMEDMTQSSVTLLDKLLETTVQMQVSNINQLANQITSQEIDQHSIKARKLINDYKAQHPEVELVSLGNDRGAWMKSPDPGKEDFDPRTRAWYTLAKKYPTQAMVADPSVSFSTKNYVMTISKTLPDGEGVINISLSISGMDQTVKNIRLGNKGYIYLMDRNDKMMSHPTIKTGEKATGKQLEIMHRQKEGFIQYTNPDTHVLQRGYYATNSISAFKIVGILPDSEYSDATRPIFYTAVGVLVIAVAIVLVLLFFIIRGMTKPIEQLNRSAIRVSEGHLNEEVVTKRKDEIGTLASNYNGMVASLRRMVVDMGDTSSQLAASSEELTASTEMNAKSVELVSGLVSDSSEGATMQSLATEETARTIEEMTRGIQKIAESAGMIVDSSSRTEEDVHAGSQKIRQVSEQMDNIRLSTVESAELMEQLHNHSANIAAMSTAISEISKQTNLLSLNAAIEAARAGEHGRGFAVVADEVRKLADQSNITADEIQQTIVKMTELISGVYDVMKNKVQTDVNQGLNVTAEALEAFVNIEQSAKQISDQVQDISAVTEQMSASSEEISAAVHEVAGISRQTVESFERVNAASQEQLASMEEITSSAAGLARMAVDMQTMIDRFKLDK; from the coding sequence TTGAAAGCACAATGGAAGGGAATCTTTAATCTATTCAGGATTAAAAGACTGCGCAGCAGGCTTATGCTCATCATCTGTCTCATGGTCATTATTCCAAATATTTTTCTGGCGCTCTTTTCTGTAAACAGCGCAAAGGAGCAGCTGCAAACTAAAATGGAGGATATGACTCAATCCAGTGTGACGCTGCTCGATAAGCTTCTGGAAACGACGGTCCAAATGCAGGTATCGAACATTAACCAGCTCGCGAATCAGATCACGTCGCAAGAGATCGATCAACACTCCATAAAAGCCCGCAAGCTGATCAACGATTACAAGGCACAGCATCCGGAAGTCGAATTGGTATCGCTCGGCAATGATCGTGGAGCCTGGATGAAATCACCGGATCCAGGTAAGGAGGATTTTGATCCTCGTACCCGCGCCTGGTATACGCTCGCCAAAAAGTATCCCACACAAGCTATGGTCGCCGATCCTTCTGTATCCTTTTCTACCAAAAACTATGTCATGACCATTTCCAAGACCCTACCTGATGGGGAAGGCGTCATTAATATCAGTCTCAGCATCTCTGGAATGGACCAAACCGTCAAAAATATCCGCCTTGGCAATAAAGGCTACATTTATCTCATGGACCGGAACGACAAAATGATGTCCCATCCGACCATTAAAACAGGGGAAAAGGCTACCGGAAAACAGCTGGAGATTATGCACCGCCAGAAGGAAGGTTTTATTCAGTACACCAATCCTGACACCCATGTGCTCCAGCGCGGTTATTACGCCACGAACAGCATCTCCGCTTTCAAAATTGTAGGTATTCTTCCTGACAGCGAGTATAGTGATGCAACGCGTCCGATTTTTTACACCGCCGTTGGCGTGCTTGTGATAGCTGTTGCCATCGTTCTGGTGCTTCTATTCTTCATCATCAGAGGAATGACAAAGCCGATCGAGCAGCTCAACCGTTCCGCCATACGTGTAAGTGAAGGACATCTGAACGAAGAGGTAGTCACCAAACGCAAGGATGAAATCGGTACGCTGGCAAGCAATTATAACGGCATGGTTGCCTCACTGCGCCGTATGGTCGTTGACATGGGTGACACCTCCAGTCAGCTTGCTGCTTCCAGCGAGGAGCTGACGGCCAGCACCGAGATGAATGCCAAGTCAGTGGAGCTTGTCTCCGGTCTGGTTTCGGATTCATCCGAGGGCGCTACAATGCAGTCACTCGCCACAGAGGAAACGGCACGCACCATTGAAGAAATGACACGAGGCATCCAGAAAATAGCCGAATCCGCAGGCATGATCGTAGATTCATCGAGCCGTACGGAAGAGGATGTGCACGCAGGCAGCCAGAAGATCCGTCAGGTCAGCGAGCAAATGGACAACATCCGGCTTTCTACGGTTGAATCCGCAGAGCTGATGGAGCAGCTCCACAACCACAGCGCCAATATCGCAGCCATGAGCACAGCCATTTCGGAAATATCCAAACAAACGAATCTGCTGTCGCTGAACGCCGCAATTGAGGCGGCGCGTGCTGGCGAACACGGACGAGGCTTTGCTGTTGTAGCGGATGAGGTCCGCAAGCTTGCTGACCAGTCCAACATCACAGCCGATGAAATCCAGCAGACGATCGTTAAAATGACAGAGCTGATCTCCGGTGTATATGATGTCATGAAGAACAAGGTTCAAACAGATGTAAACCAAGGACTGAATGTCACGGCTGAGGCACTGGAGGCCTTCGTGAACATCGAGCAGTCTGCCAAGCAAATCTCCGACCAGGTTCAAGACATTTCCGCAGTAACCGAGCAGATGTCAGCCAGCAGCGAAGAAATATCAGCTGCGGTTCACGAGGTTGCAGGCATTTCCCGTCAGACGGTCGAATCATTTGAACGGGTAAATGCGGCCAGCCAGGAACAGCTTGCATCCATGGAGGAAATCACCTCGTCGGCTGCCGGGCTCGCCCGGATGGCTGTGGATATGCAGACCATGATTGACCGGTTTAAGCTGGATAAATAA
- a CDS encoding (Fe-S)-binding protein yields the protein MNALTEKLRLRLDEDQLTNCMRCGFCLPACPTFAETGLEAESPRGRIALMKAVTDGIMVPDQAFEDQMNHCLGCRACEPACPAGVQYGQLIEQARDAIEDHKEHKTWVKVTRKAAFKTVFPHQERMKWVGRGLQFYQKSGLRTVAHASGAMKLFPKHMRDMEKILPDASGKGVVEKIGERHPAKGEKVATVALFRGCIMDVLFTETNIHTVDLLTAAGFEVVIPREQNCCGALHAHSGEAEGARDLARRNIKAFKAAGVDYIVSNAGGCGAILTEYDHLLHEDPQWREDAVWFAERVVDISDLLVRAGRSLDFSQDKTQGVAEPVRITYQDSCHLRNVMKSADAPRKLMRQVEGAQFIEMKNADRCCGSAGIYNVTQPVMAGQILDHKMEHVEATGASYLLTSNPGCLLQMKHGIDEQGLSGQMKAVHIVDFLHERMKK from the coding sequence ATGAATGCACTTACCGAAAAGCTCCGTTTACGCCTCGATGAGGATCAGTTGACGAACTGCATGCGCTGCGGCTTTTGCCTTCCAGCATGCCCGACATTTGCGGAAACTGGCCTTGAGGCCGAGTCTCCACGGGGACGGATTGCCCTCATGAAGGCTGTCACTGACGGCATTATGGTGCCGGACCAGGCTTTTGAAGACCAAATGAATCACTGTTTGGGCTGCCGTGCATGCGAACCGGCTTGTCCGGCAGGAGTCCAGTATGGCCAACTCATTGAACAGGCACGGGATGCCATTGAGGATCACAAAGAACATAAAACATGGGTAAAAGTTACTCGCAAGGCCGCATTTAAGACCGTATTTCCTCATCAGGAGCGGATGAAATGGGTCGGCCGCGGATTGCAATTTTACCAAAAATCCGGACTTCGTACTGTAGCGCATGCTTCGGGTGCGATGAAGCTATTCCCTAAGCATATGCGTGACATGGAGAAAATTCTGCCCGATGCTTCCGGCAAAGGCGTCGTGGAGAAGATCGGCGAGCGCCATCCAGCTAAGGGAGAGAAGGTTGCGACGGTTGCATTGTTCAGAGGCTGTATTATGGACGTTCTGTTTACAGAAACCAATATTCATACGGTTGACCTGCTTACGGCCGCCGGCTTTGAAGTGGTCATTCCGCGTGAACAGAACTGCTGCGGAGCGCTGCATGCGCACAGCGGGGAAGCAGAAGGAGCAAGAGATCTCGCAAGACGTAATATCAAGGCGTTTAAGGCGGCTGGGGTGGATTATATCGTTTCCAATGCTGGTGGCTGCGGGGCAATTCTGACCGAATACGATCATCTTCTGCATGAGGATCCGCAGTGGCGTGAAGATGCTGTCTGGTTTGCCGAACGAGTGGTTGATATTAGTGATCTGCTAGTCCGTGCCGGAAGAAGTCTTGATTTCAGTCAGGACAAGACGCAAGGTGTCGCAGAGCCTGTCCGGATTACCTATCAGGACTCATGTCATCTCCGTAATGTCATGAAATCAGCGGATGCGCCCCGTAAATTGATGCGCCAAGTAGAGGGTGCTCAGTTCATAGAGATGAAAAACGCTGACCGCTGCTGCGGCTCAGCAGGGATTTACAATGTCACGCAGCCGGTAATGGCCGGACAGATCCTCGACCACAAGATGGAGCATGTCGAGGCAACCGGAGCCAGCTATCTGCTGACCAGCAATCCCGGATGCCTGCTGCAAATGAAGCATGGCATCGATGAGCAGGGGCTGAGCGGCCAGATGAAGGCCGTGCATATCGTCGATTTCCTGCATGAGCGTATGAAGAAATAA
- a CDS encoding SDR family NAD(P)-dependent oxidoreductase: MAEQRLAGKTAVVTGGGSGIGEAAAIRFGQQGAKVYMLDRTPEHAEKTKRRIEEAGGKAFVIECDISKPENVKQAYAQIAEKDSQIDIVFANAGINGTTAPIETMEIDEWDQTINTNLRGTFATVKYAIPLLKDNGGSVIITSSINGNRVFSGIGFSAYSSTKAGQVAFMKMAALELARYKIRVNAVCPGAIDTNIGENTYPSDDLEKVKIPVEFPEGNHPLEQKPGEPEQVANLVLFLASDESSHVTGTEIYVDGAESLLRG, from the coding sequence ATGGCAGAGCAACGTCTTGCAGGAAAAACAGCGGTAGTTACAGGAGGCGGTTCGGGCATCGGAGAGGCAGCAGCCATCCGTTTCGGGCAGCAAGGAGCCAAAGTGTATATGCTGGATCGTACGCCGGAGCATGCGGAGAAAACCAAACGCCGGATTGAAGAGGCAGGAGGAAAAGCGTTCGTCATTGAATGCGACATCTCGAAGCCCGAGAATGTCAAACAGGCATATGCGCAAATTGCCGAAAAGGATTCGCAGATCGATATCGTATTCGCCAACGCCGGTATTAATGGCACTACCGCGCCTATAGAAACCATGGAGATCGATGAATGGGATCAAACCATCAATACGAATTTGCGAGGTACTTTCGCAACTGTGAAATATGCCATTCCACTCCTGAAGGATAACGGGGGAAGCGTGATTATTACCAGTTCAATTAACGGCAACCGCGTCTTCTCCGGTATTGGCTTCTCGGCCTATTCATCCACAAAAGCCGGACAAGTCGCCTTTATGAAAATGGCGGCCCTGGAGCTCGCGCGCTATAAAATCCGGGTCAATGCGGTCTGTCCCGGGGCGATCGATACGAATATCGGTGAGAACACCTACCCGTCGGATGACTTGGAGAAGGTGAAGATTCCTGTGGAGTTTCCGGAAGGAAACCACCCGCTGGAGCAAAAGCCGGGTGAGCCTGAACAGGTCGCCAATCTCGTCCTCTTTCTTGCATCCGATGAATCATCTCATGTCACGGGAACGGAAATTTATGTAGACGGGGCCGAGTCCCTGCTACGCGGCTGA
- a CDS encoding AEC family transporter: protein MITTILLEVVLPVFVLIGFGSLMQRIFRLDLYTLAKINFYCITPAAVFMSMYHSDMSGGLLGTVIVFYALYVLILYLIGSIVARTMKFQSSMKAAFNNSIMLDNSGNYGMPINALVFKGDPLAASMQALIMSLQSLLTFTYGVIAIQGVKMKGNYRSMIIGFLKMPVPYALVLGLLLHALHAPLPIFVSQPLTYAQQSMVAIALLTLGAQIVKYPLRLYRLDIYISLFLRLIIGPAIGCALVFALGLKGIPAQALLIASGMPTGVNTSILAEEYANEPDFAAQTVLLSTLFNVVTITGLISLAKMF, encoded by the coding sequence ATGATTACTACGATTTTACTTGAAGTTGTATTGCCTGTTTTTGTGCTGATCGGATTCGGTTCCCTCATGCAGCGCATTTTTCGTCTGGACTTATATACGCTGGCCAAAATCAATTTTTACTGCATTACTCCCGCAGCTGTTTTTATGAGTATGTATCATTCGGATATGTCCGGCGGTCTTCTTGGCACCGTCATTGTATTTTATGCGCTATACGTACTGATTTTGTACCTGATAGGCTCGATCGTGGCCCGCACCATGAAATTCCAAAGCAGTATGAAAGCCGCTTTTAACAACAGTATTATGCTCGACAACTCCGGAAATTACGGCATGCCAATCAACGCCCTTGTATTTAAAGGAGATCCGCTGGCTGCATCCATGCAGGCGCTGATCATGTCTCTGCAGAGTCTGCTGACCTTCACCTACGGCGTCATCGCCATTCAGGGGGTCAAGATGAAGGGGAATTACCGGAGTATGATCATCGGTTTTCTAAAAATGCCTGTTCCCTATGCCTTGGTACTGGGACTGCTGCTGCACGCGCTGCATGCTCCCCTCCCCATTTTTGTTTCTCAGCCCTTAACATATGCCCAGCAGTCTATGGTCGCCATAGCTTTGCTCACACTCGGGGCCCAGATCGTCAAGTATCCTCTCCGTCTTTATCGGCTCGATATTTATATCAGCCTGTTCCTCCGGCTCATTATAGGACCCGCCATCGGCTGCGCCCTTGTATTTGCTCTGGGCCTGAAGGGAATTCCTGCTCAGGCGCTGCTGATTGCATCCGGCATGCCGACCGGCGTCAATACATCCATTCTTGCCGAGGAATATGCTAACGAGCCTGACTTTGCCGCGCAAACGGTGCTGCTCTCCACCCTGTTTAATGTCGTTACGATCACAGGATTGATATCGCTCGCCAAAATGTTTTAA
- a CDS encoding HAD family hydrolase, with product MREIQDKPKGIFFDVDDTLYDHLEPLRQALRKVLSTGEDFPYEAVYHRFRFYSDALSARHGGVNAAGADQDLQEMRVKRVMLALAEFGVQVTEKEAARIQEIYLEGQFRINPFPGAVELIRTLQTAGHVVGLITNGPAKHQMAKIKALAMDRIINPGSIFISGAVGYDKPDPRLFMHVNEITGTEASRSFYIGDSWRNDVVGALEAGWTAIWFNHRQVKPESDHQPHYLAVSYRELANVLLP from the coding sequence ATGAGAGAAATTCAAGATAAGCCCAAAGGGATTTTTTTTGATGTGGATGATACGTTATACGATCATTTGGAGCCGCTGAGACAGGCGCTGAGAAAAGTATTGTCCACCGGAGAGGACTTTCCGTATGAGGCGGTTTACCATAGATTCAGATTTTACAGCGATGCATTATCAGCCCGCCATGGCGGTGTAAATGCTGCGGGGGCAGACCAGGATCTGCAGGAAATGAGAGTAAAGCGCGTCATGCTCGCCCTTGCGGAATTTGGAGTACAAGTGACAGAAAAGGAAGCCGCACGGATTCAGGAGATATACTTGGAGGGGCAGTTTCGAATCAATCCATTCCCTGGCGCAGTTGAACTCATCCGTACACTACAGACAGCCGGTCATGTGGTCGGATTGATTACGAACGGACCCGCAAAGCATCAGATGGCTAAAATCAAAGCGCTGGCAATGGATAGAATTATAAACCCGGGGAGTATCTTCATCTCTGGAGCCGTTGGTTATGACAAACCGGATCCGCGCCTATTCATGCATGTGAATGAAATAACGGGAACAGAAGCCTCACGCAGCTTTTATATCGGAGATTCCTGGCGAAATGATGTCGTGGGTGCGCTTGAAGCCGGCTGGACAGCCATATGGTTCAACCATCGCCAAGTGAAGCCTGAATCGGATCATCAGCCCCATTATCTTGCGGTCAGTTACCGGGAGCTTGCCAATGTACTTCTTCCATAA
- a CDS encoding DUF2339 domain-containing protein yields MDLLEKRIAQLEANMKEMQQELAELRQERRGTDRNPEAQTTPSNTSPPPYAGGQQGYAAYGQAGMQHNPQQGISGYPSQSPSYQGSPPQGYYPNQGTGQPNPQGMNPYAYNQQRPNIPQEPKPPKDWEHLIARVWLPRVFIVVLLLGVLWGFTAAVSAGYLTEPVRCLLGVVVAASMYWLGERQIRNQREALGQVLLGGAIGVLILSVFAAHELYSLIPSALAFVLYILSIALCVFTAQRRRSQTLMIIATVAGYLIPFLVHSTHPNAWVFTGYEAIFSLAMIAVALKFDYRAAYYVAVGVLHLPLLIGYAAGDFGESRHIFIAAVFIQHAVLLAYAYFGPVRRKLDETLSLFPVYGLMALWIYALYPFTGDSIHWRPLMLIGWALIYSLAALGKYVKGERPPVYISIATAAWFLWALDILNQSYSPAAAIVIGTAGLILGFKLKNYMQQITAAAVFLYGVSGTLFLIIHDLFSAPSLSWLILLISIAVLSYVIRHMSEPIIFGRLPDILMWADALLAIIFITQITNVLTADLTYDFRHLVLSAVWALYAIAVIVCGMIFQRQMVRIAGIGLLFLTLVKVIIVDLPDVSVAVRAILFIGLGALGMFVSRLLYKRKDSTPPAPVPDETAIDP; encoded by the coding sequence TTGGATTTATTGGAAAAGAGAATTGCACAGCTTGAGGCTAACATGAAGGAAATGCAGCAGGAGTTAGCCGAGCTGCGCCAAGAAAGGCGAGGGACGGACCGGAACCCTGAGGCTCAGACAACGCCGAGTAATACCAGTCCTCCACCGTACGCCGGAGGACAGCAAGGTTATGCTGCATACGGGCAGGCCGGCATGCAGCATAACCCGCAGCAGGGAATATCAGGTTACCCTAGCCAGAGTCCGTCTTATCAGGGATCGCCGCCCCAAGGGTACTACCCAAATCAAGGGACGGGACAGCCCAATCCGCAGGGAATGAATCCGTATGCTTACAATCAGCAGCGGCCGAATATTCCGCAAGAGCCTAAACCACCAAAGGACTGGGAGCATCTTATCGCCCGAGTGTGGCTTCCGCGCGTCTTTATTGTTGTTCTGCTGCTCGGTGTGCTGTGGGGTTTTACAGCCGCTGTCAGCGCGGGTTATTTGACCGAACCTGTACGCTGCCTTCTCGGCGTTGTTGTCGCAGCTAGCATGTACTGGCTCGGTGAGAGACAGATCCGGAACCAACGTGAGGCGCTGGGACAAGTGCTGCTGGGCGGCGCCATCGGTGTGCTGATTTTATCCGTGTTCGCTGCACATGAGCTGTACAGCCTGATTCCTTCAGCTCTGGCGTTTGTGTTATATATCCTTTCCATCGCACTTTGTGTGTTTACAGCGCAGCGGCGCCGTTCCCAGACACTGATGATCATTGCAACCGTAGCCGGGTATCTGATTCCCTTCCTCGTCCATTCGACCCATCCGAATGCCTGGGTGTTCACGGGCTATGAAGCCATCTTCTCACTTGCGATGATCGCCGTTGCCCTGAAATTTGATTATCGTGCAGCCTATTACGTCGCTGTCGGGGTGCTTCATCTTCCGCTTCTGATCGGTTATGCTGCAGGTGACTTCGGTGAAAGCCGCCATATTTTTATTGCAGCTGTATTTATTCAGCATGCGGTTCTGCTGGCTTATGCCTACTTCGGCCCAGTCCGCCGTAAGCTCGATGAAACCCTGTCGTTGTTTCCAGTATACGGGCTCATGGCACTGTGGATCTATGCACTGTATCCATTTACAGGGGATTCCATCCACTGGCGGCCGCTGATGCTGATTGGCTGGGCTCTGATCTACAGCCTTGCTGCTTTAGGGAAGTACGTGAAGGGAGAACGCCCTCCCGTGTATATATCCATTGCGACGGCTGCCTGGTTCCTCTGGGCACTCGATATACTGAACCAAAGCTACTCTCCTGCAGCCGCCATCGTAATAGGCACTGCTGGATTAATTCTTGGCTTTAAGCTGAAAAACTACATGCAGCAAATTACAGCCGCCGCGGTCTTTCTGTACGGTGTATCCGGGACGCTTTTCCTGATCATACATGATCTTTTCTCAGCCCCAAGCCTTTCCTGGCTCATTTTGCTGATCAGCATCGCGGTTCTTTCTTACGTTATCCGCCACATGTCCGAACCTATAATCTTCGGCCGATTGCCGGATATTCTGATGTGGGCGGATGCCTTATTAGCCATCATCTTTATCACACAGATCACCAATGTGTTGACGGCTGATCTCACATATGATTTCCGTCATCTCGTTCTTTCGGCGGTATGGGCACTATACGCGATTGCAGTTATCGTCTGCGGCATGATTTTCCAAAGACAGATGGTCCGGATCGCAGGGATTGGACTGCTCTTCCTTACACTGGTAAAGGTCATTATCGTGGATCTGCCGGATGTATCGGTAGCCGTCCGGGCGATCCTGTTTATCGGCCTGGGCGCTTTGGGCATGTTCGTTTCCCGGCTGCTGTACAAACGTAAGGACAGTACACCACCTGCTCCTGTGCCTGACGAAACGGCCATAGATCCTTAA
- a CDS encoding FAD-binding oxidoreductase, which yields MLQEEVRRELISILGSEHYKDDPQSLVTHSYDGTPMLQSLPDAVVYPSSTEQVSQIMKVLSRFKIPVVGRGSGTNLCGGTVPVHGGVVMVMHRMNQILEIDLENLTATVQTGLNTKQFSTHVESLGLFYPPDPSSMSISTIGGNIAECSGGLRGLKYGTTKDYVIGLEAVLANGDIIRTGGKLMKDVAGYDLTKLLVGSEGTLAIITEAILKLIPPPRYKKTMLAMYKDLYGAARTVSKIIENRIIPATLEILDNATIRVVDDFAKLGLPLDMEAILIIEQDGDEEAVERDIAIITEVCKSENADQVSIAASLEEAEKLLTARRSAFTALARLRPTTILEDATVPRSKIAEMVVEINRIALKHQVQISTFGHAGDGNLHPTATTDARNKEEIERVEEAFEEIFEAAIRLGGTITGEHGVGMVKSPYLEWKVGPAGMDVMKAIKSSFDPHNLLNPGKVFAKETRKRVVIQRG from the coding sequence TTGCTGCAAGAAGAAGTAAGACGCGAACTCATCTCCATATTGGGCAGCGAACATTACAAAGACGATCCGCAGTCCCTTGTAACTCACTCTTATGACGGAACTCCGATGCTCCAATCTCTGCCGGATGCAGTCGTGTATCCGTCGAGCACGGAGCAGGTGTCACAAATTATGAAGGTGCTGAGCCGCTTCAAAATCCCTGTCGTAGGCAGAGGCTCAGGAACCAATCTATGCGGAGGCACCGTGCCGGTTCATGGCGGTGTGGTTATGGTTATGCACCGGATGAATCAAATTCTTGAAATTGATCTTGAGAATCTGACAGCCACTGTTCAGACGGGGCTAAACACCAAGCAGTTCAGTACCCATGTCGAGAGTCTGGGCCTGTTCTACCCACCCGATCCCAGCAGTATGTCCATTTCCACCATTGGGGGAAATATTGCGGAATGCTCAGGTGGACTGCGCGGTCTGAAATACGGGACAACCAAAGATTATGTGATCGGCCTGGAAGCCGTTCTGGCGAACGGAGACATTATCCGGACCGGCGGCAAATTGATGAAAGACGTGGCAGGCTACGACCTGACAAAGCTGCTGGTTGGTTCTGAGGGTACGCTTGCAATTATCACCGAGGCAATTCTGAAGCTGATTCCGCCTCCAAGATATAAAAAGACAATGCTGGCGATGTACAAGGATTTGTACGGAGCGGCACGGACGGTATCCAAAATCATCGAAAACCGGATTATTCCGGCTACCCTAGAGATCCTGGACAACGCAACCATTCGAGTGGTGGATGACTTCGCCAAACTAGGTCTGCCCCTGGATATGGAGGCTATCCTCATTATTGAGCAGGATGGTGATGAAGAAGCCGTGGAACGTGACATTGCGATCATTACGGAAGTGTGTAAAAGCGAGAATGCCGACCAGGTCAGCATTGCAGCAAGTCTGGAAGAGGCGGAAAAGCTGCTGACCGCTCGCCGCAGTGCATTCACGGCTTTGGCCAGACTGCGTCCGACCACTATTTTGGAGGATGCGACTGTGCCGCGCTCGAAGATCGCTGAGATGGTAGTCGAGATCAACCGGATCGCGCTGAAGCATCAGGTGCAGATCAGTACGTTTGGCCATGCGGGCGACGGAAACCTGCATCCGACGGCGACGACCGATGCGCGTAATAAAGAAGAGATTGAGCGGGTAGAGGAAGCGTTTGAGGAAATTTTTGAAGCGGCCATCCGTTTGGGAGGAACCATTACCGGAGAGCATGGCGTCGGCATGGTGAAATCGCCATATTTGGAATGGAAGGTTGGTCCGGCGGGAATGGATGTCATGAAAGCGATCAAGAGTTCCTTCGATCCACATAATTTGCTTAATCCCGGCAAGGTATTTGCGAAGGAAACACGGAAACGGGTGGTGATCCAGCGTGGCTAA